In Oncorhynchus masou masou isolate Uvic2021 chromosome 10, UVic_Omas_1.1, whole genome shotgun sequence, a single genomic region encodes these proteins:
- the LOC135546955 gene encoding uncharacterized protein LOC135546955, translating into MKPHHIIVFLTLQLLSIEVPEVLAVAETRTAFEGQSIILTLPSEQIEPQGRIEWRYSQPGKKKLLSIVQFFKDGDHKTTIFNNRMQIQNNGSLSIQGLRQGDSGDYTCNVVSTGRTIQTYIVTLNVRVDRESHPTVSVISDSQNMTATNTSSNTPDVPVGGDTGVALWIIITAGGCSAVFLTSVLAVVAFQWRKRQRYSTDEPVYSNTAYIRHRHRHAREACQSC; encoded by the exons ATGAAGCCCCATCATATCATCGTCTTCCTCACTCTCCAGCTTCTCTCCATAG AGGTCCCAGAGGTGTTGGCTGTGGCTGAGACAAGGACAGCCTTTGAGGGTCAGTCCATCATTTTGACCTTACCTAGTGAGCAGATTGAACCTCAAGGTCGGATTGAATGGAGATATAGCCAACCTGGAAAAAAAAAGCTGCTGTCTATAGTACAATTTTTCAAAGATGGTGACCACAAGACAACCATCTTTAACAACCGGATGCAGATCCAGAATAATGGATCTCTGAGTATCCAGGGTCTCCGTCAGGGAGATTCAGGGGATTACACCTGCAATGTGGTCTCCACAGGCAGAACCATCCAGACATACATTGTTACATTGAATGTGCGGGTGGACAGGGAATCACACCCAACTGTCAGTGTCATCTCAG ATTCACAGAACATGACTGCAACCAACACTTCATCTAACACCCCAGATGTGCCAGTTGGTGGGGATACAGGGGTAGCACTGTGGATTATCATCACAGCGGGTGGATGCTCAGCGGTGTTTCTTACTAGTGTGCTGGCTGTGGTTGCATTTCAATGGAGAAAGAGGCAAAGATACAGCACAG ATGAACCGGTCTACAGTAACACCGCCTACATCAGACACCGGCACCGTCATGCCAGGGAAGCCTGCCAATCATGTTAA